The segment GTCCGCCCCGCTGGATCGCGCCCGCCGGAAGAGGCGCCACCCGCTCAGCAGTCGGGCGACTCTGTTTTTGGGACGGGGGAGACCGATGATTTTCACCCCCTGTTCCTCCCGTTGCTCAAAATCAGCCAGGGCGTGCAATTCCACCCGGTACCCCGCCCGGGCCAAAGAGACTGCCTCCTTGTAAAACACCCGGGAGTCATTGTGGCTGTGGACGGAGCTGAAGATCATCACCTTTTTCATGCGGAATCCCTTCCCCGGGGCGAACTTGCCTCCCTTTCCCGGCTCCCCGCCGCCACCACAGCCAGCGCAAACCCGAGAACGACCCACATCGGAGTGAAATGGATCGCCGTACTGGGAGACATACCGCCAAAGAAATAGCCGATGAGAGCGATCAGACTGGAGACCGCTCCCCAACGGATCCAGGGGGAGGGGAGCTTGGGTCCTTTCACCCGGGCCAATCGCCACAGCCGGTACAGAAGCAGGAAGTACAATGCCATATACGGGATAAAGATCACCACCCCGAAATTGACCAGCACCTCCGCCCACCAATTGTGGATATTGGTCTTGTCCACCCCGGGCATTCCCTGCATGTAATACTCAATATTTCCCGCCCCCACCCCCAAATAGCGGCTCTGATGAAGCAAGCGCAGACCATTTGCGATCAATGCCTTGCGCGTATGGATACTCTGATCCCCGGAAGCCGCCTGCTTCAGCTTCTCCTCCCCGCCTTCCCGGAAGTCCCAACCCTGAAGATCCTGAAACACCCCCAAGGTGGAGCCCAGCTTGTCACGGGAATGCTGGGAAAGAAGGATGGAGGTCAACTGGTGAACCAACAGGATCGCCAACAGGAGCAACCCGGCTCCTTTGAGCAGATGGGTCCGGTTTAACTTCCACCGTTCCACGGTGAAGGGAATCAGCAATCCCCACACCAAACCCGCCAGGGGAAGGGCAAACCCGCTGTTGCTGCGGGAACCGGTCATCAGGAGGCAAACAAGGGCGATCACCCCCGTCGCATACACCACTCCCTTGTTCCACCGGCGCATCGGGATCATATACAGGGCCGTCACCAAAAAGGGCAGGCCGAGGGTGATCGCTGTGGCAAAGTCGTTCTGGTTGGTGAAAAAAGAAGTGGGATACGGTTGATTTTCCCCAAAGTACCGGGATACGGGAAGATGCCACATGGTGAGTGATTCAACCAGCCCGAAGATGACCAGGACAAAAAAGACGCCGAACAGAATCCGGGAAGAGCGCCGGATGCTTCCTGAGCTGTGGATAAAATAGGGAAAGGAGAGGCACAGGAGCAGCATCATCACCAAAAACGACGAATACTTCAGACCCGATTCCAAGTGGCCGGCCCAGGCCAGGGAGACCCACCCATAAATCGCCCAACAAGCGAAGAAGGCGACATACCGCCGCACCGGAACCAACGGGGAGAGTTCCGGAGAATGATGGCGGATCCGGCGGATGATCAGCCCTGCCACCAACAGGAAGAGGACCACCCGGAAACCGGTCATTCTGAAACCGGGAAGAAGTGTCACTCCCAGGGTCGGACCCAGTACGGCACACACCACCATCAGGTGGAAGAGCCGGTTCAGCTGTCTTTGTCCTGTCATCCACAGGAGGCTCATCAAACACACTCACCTTTTCATCAGGTTGGGCAACCGTTCACGCAGGTAGGTGATGGAGCTTTTGTTGAACACACCGGTCAAAAACACCGCCGCCACCATCACGGCCAGGGAGAGGAGATAAACCATCCACAAACCGCTCCACCCCTGCACCTGAGCGAAGGTGATTGCGGACAGGACCGCCAGGTAAATCCCGAAATAGATCATCATCGACCGCATCCGGAAATCCACCCGGTACACCTTCTGCCCTTTCCGGTAAACGGAGAGGAAGGCATAGAGATAAGTGACCACGTTCATGGCCGCCGTTCCCCATGGACCGACAACGGGGATCAGGATCGCATTACCCACCAGATAGATGACGGCAGCCACCAAAAAGGTTTTGGAGATCTCCTTGGTCCGTTTTTGAATCAGCAGGCCGACCCCGACGATCAGGTGCATGGTGTTGAGCACCGTGCCTGTGGCCAGCATCCAGACATAGGGGTACGCTCCAAAGTACTCTTTATTCCCGGCCACCACCTGGATCAACGGCTGGATAAAGAATGTGAGGAACAGGATGAAGAAAGTGGCCAGCACCAGAAAACCCCGTCCCAGCAAACTGTAGATCTGTTGAGCGTCCTCCCGGTCTTTGATGGAGACGGAGAAGGGACGCCAGGCCAGTTGAAAGGCTGTTGTCAGAAGAGCGATCATGCTGGCGAAACGCAAGGCCAGCCCGAACACCCCGGCGACTTCGGGGGAGACCATGTGGTAGATCATGGGGCGGCTGACGGCATTCATCACCCAGAAGGCGAGCAGCGCCGGCAACAGGGGCACCCCGTAGTTCAACAGATCCTTCACATGTCGTTTTTGCACGGACAGAGTGAATTTATCCCGGTAATGCCAGAGCAAGATGGCAGCCACCAACGCCTGGGCCACGATCTGTCCGTAAAAGATCCCCATCACGCCCAGTTTCTCCACCACGACAAAGTAGACACTGGCCAGGGAAGAACCGATCACAAAGCTCATACTGCCGATATTGAAGGTCCATACCTGCCGGCTGTAGCGGGCATAAGCCAGGGTTTGCTGGATGATCACATTGAAAACGATCACCAAGACCGCCATCGTCAGCAAATGTGGATATCCTTCAGGATGTTCAAACAGCAGTTTGGATGAAGGCTCGCTGATGAAATAGACAATCAGCAGAAAGACGAGGCTGATCAGCGTCGGAAACATAACCGCCGCCGTAAAATAGCCGTTCCGGTCTTTTTCATCCTTGGCCGCAAAGTAATAATAGGCAAAAGCGGTGTCTGTACCCAGTATGCACAAATAAGTGAGAACCATGGCAATGGTGTTGGTCTGATCCCAATCCGCAAACTGCGAACTGAGCAGTTGACGGGTATAGACCGGGACCAACAGAAAGCTGACAATCTTGTTTCCCATCAACGCAAATGCAAAGGCGGTGGAATCGGAGAACAGTTGCTTGATCTTGGTTAGCATAACCCCTTTACCTCTCTCTAACTTCCGCGCATCTCCCCCTCGGGAACCCGGCGGAGCGGTTTGGCCGGCACCCCGGCATAAACCGTGGCCGCTTCCGTATCCCGGTGGACCACCGCCCCCGCGGCGATAAAACTCTCCTCTGCGATCACCACACCGGGCAGGAGGATGGCCCCGCCTCCGACCCGGGCCCCCCGTTTCACCGTGGGTCCTTTCACATGTCGGAAGCGCTCCTCGGTTCGCCCCATGTAGTTATCGTTGGTGGTGGTCACCCCGGGAGCGATGAAGACTTGCTCTTCCAACCGGGTGTGGGCAGTGATATACGCGTTGGTCTGAATTTTTGTGCAGGAACCGATCTCCACCCGGTTTTCCACGGCAACCCCGCGGCCGATGAGGACGCGGTCGCCGATGAGACATTGCTCACGGACAAATGCATGATCCGCCACCAGGACTTCCGCTCCGATCCGGCTCCCCCGATACAGGACAGCATGGGTGCCGATGGTGCACCCCTCCCCCAGGGACAAGGGGGAAAGAGCGGTATCCACCTGAACCGTGCTGGTTTGGGCCGGCCGGGGCCAGCGTCCGACCACAGCCTGATCGGCAATCGTCGTCCCGGCTCCGATGATCGTATCCGCGTGGATGGTCACATGGTTTCCGACGGTGACATTATCGCCCAAAACGGCTCCTTCTTCAATCACGGTAAAAAGACCTATTTTCACTCCGTCTCCAATTCGGGCTTTTGGATGGATCCAACGGTCCATCGATCCCCCCTCCCTTCGTATTAAATCTTTTCATAATCCCCCCGGATCTGCTGTACATCCTTCAATCCGTTGCGGGTGTCAAAAATCAGCCGTGCCTTCTCCCCGATCAGAGGATAGTCATAGGCGCTGTGGTCCGTGGTGATGACGGTGAGATCCGCTTCTTCCAACAACCCGGCAGTCAGGGGTTTACTCTCATAGACCCGGCCGTCCAGGCGGAAAGAGGGGATATGGGGGTCATTCACCTGCACATCGGCCCCCTGTTTCACCAGTTGGCGGAGAATCTCGATCGCCGGGGATTCCCGCATGTCATCAATATCCCGCTTATAGGCGATCCCTAAGAGCAGCACTTTGGAACCTTTCAACGGTTTTCCGTGCCGGCTCAACATCTTCATGATCCGCTCCACCACAAAATCGGGCATATAATTGTTGATTTCACCCGCCAGCTCGA is part of the Kroppenstedtia eburnea genome and harbors:
- a CDS encoding O-antigen ligase family protein, with protein sequence MSLLWMTGQRQLNRLFHLMVVCAVLGPTLGVTLLPGFRMTGFRVVLFLLVAGLIIRRIRHHSPELSPLVPVRRYVAFFACWAIYGWVSLAWAGHLESGLKYSSFLVMMLLLCLSFPYFIHSSGSIRRSSRILFGVFFVLVIFGLVESLTMWHLPVSRYFGENQPYPTSFFTNQNDFATAITLGLPFLVTALYMIPMRRWNKGVVYATGVIALVCLLMTGSRSNSGFALPLAGLVWGLLIPFTVERWKLNRTHLLKGAGLLLLAILLVHQLTSILLSQHSRDKLGSTLGVFQDLQGWDFREGGEEKLKQAASGDQSIHTRKALIANGLRLLHQSRYLGVGAGNIEYYMQGMPGVDKTNIHNWWAEVLVNFGVVIFIPYMALYFLLLYRLWRLARVKGPKLPSPWIRWGAVSSLIALIGYFFGGMSPSTAIHFTPMWVVLGFALAVVAAGSREREASSPRGRDSA
- a CDS encoding lipopolysaccharide biosynthesis protein, giving the protein MLTKIKQLFSDSTAFAFALMGNKIVSFLLVPVYTRQLLSSQFADWDQTNTIAMVLTYLCILGTDTAFAYYYFAAKDEKDRNGYFTAAVMFPTLISLVFLLIVYFISEPSSKLLFEHPEGYPHLLTMAVLVIVFNVIIQQTLAYARYSRQVWTFNIGSMSFVIGSSLASVYFVVVEKLGVMGIFYGQIVAQALVAAILLWHYRDKFTLSVQKRHVKDLLNYGVPLLPALLAFWVMNAVSRPMIYHMVSPEVAGVFGLALRFASMIALLTTAFQLAWRPFSVSIKDREDAQQIYSLLGRGFLVLATFFILFLTFFIQPLIQVVAGNKEYFGAYPYVWMLATGTVLNTMHLIVGVGLLIQKRTKEISKTFLVAAVIYLVGNAILIPVVGPWGTAAMNVVTYLYAFLSVYRKGQKVYRVDFRMRSMMIYFGIYLAVLSAITFAQVQGWSGLWMVYLLSLAVMVAAVFLTGVFNKSSITYLRERLPNLMKR
- a CDS encoding acyltransferase yields the protein MDRWIHPKARIGDGVKIGLFTVIEEGAVLGDNVTVGNHVTIHADTIIGAGTTIADQAVVGRWPRPAQTSTVQVDTALSPLSLGEGCTIGTHAVLYRGSRIGAEVLVADHAFVREQCLIGDRVLIGRGVAVENRVEIGSCTKIQTNAYITAHTRLEEQVFIAPGVTTTNDNYMGRTEERFRHVKGPTVKRGARVGGGAILLPGVVIAEESFIAAGAVVHRDTEAATVYAGVPAKPLRRVPEGEMRGS